From one Candidatus Methylomirabilota bacterium genomic stretch:
- the pdxA gene encoding 4-hydroxythreonine-4-phosphate dehydrogenase PdxA → MASRLPLLGITMGDPAGVGPEIIAKALATPEVAATCRPVVIGDRTVMEATLALLRSDRKLHPVSTTAECRFEPGAIECLDLANADASTLVRAQVSAEAGRAAYAYIERAVRLCQSGEIDGMVTAPVNKEALAAAGVQHSGHTEILAKLSGTKDFAMLLMGRELKVIHVTTHVALRRVPDLCTEDRVLRVIRLAQQAMNGLGVARPRIAVCGLNPHAGEDGLFGDEEKTQIIPAAEAARREGLDVHGPLPADTLFSRARGGEFDIVVAMYHDQGHVPVKTLGFTYDEARGQWTGLSGVNVTVGLPFLRVSVDHGTAFDRAWKGIANPESMLEAIDVAVRMLAAKTR, encoded by the coding sequence ATGGCTTCCCGCCTCCCGCTGCTCGGCATCACCATGGGCGATCCCGCCGGAGTCGGGCCCGAGATCATCGCCAAGGCCCTGGCGACACCGGAAGTCGCGGCGACGTGCCGCCCCGTGGTCATCGGCGACCGCACGGTGATGGAAGCCACGCTCGCGCTCCTGCGCTCGGATCGAAAGCTCCATCCGGTGTCGACGACCGCCGAGTGCCGCTTCGAGCCCGGCGCCATCGAGTGCCTCGACCTCGCCAATGCCGACGCCTCCACACTCGTGCGGGCGCAGGTCAGTGCCGAGGCCGGCCGTGCTGCGTACGCCTACATCGAGAGGGCCGTCAGGCTCTGCCAGTCGGGCGAGATCGACGGCATGGTGACGGCGCCCGTGAACAAGGAGGCGCTGGCCGCCGCAGGCGTCCAGCACTCGGGGCACACCGAGATCCTGGCCAAGCTGTCGGGCACGAAGGATTTCGCCATGCTGCTCATGGGCCGGGAGCTCAAGGTCATCCACGTCACGACGCACGTCGCGCTCCGGCGCGTACCGGACCTCTGCACCGAGGACCGCGTGCTGCGGGTCATTCGCCTCGCCCAGCAGGCCATGAACGGGCTTGGAGTCGCGCGCCCCCGCATCGCGGTCTGCGGGCTCAATCCGCACGCCGGCGAGGACGGCCTCTTCGGCGACGAGGAGAAGACCCAGATCATCCCGGCCGCAGAGGCCGCGCGCCGCGAAGGGCTCGACGTCCACGGCCCGCTGCCGGCCGACACGCTCTTCTCGCGCGCGAGAGGCGGCGAGTTCGACATTGTCGTGGCCATGTACCACGACCAGGGGCACGTGCCCGTCAAGACGCTCGGCTTCACCTACGACGAGGCGCGGGGCCAGTGGACGGGCCTCTCGGGGGTCAACGTCACCGTCGGTCTTCCGTTCCTCCGCGTGTCGGTGGACCACGGCACGGCCTTCGACCGGGCGTGGAAGGGCATCGCCAACCCAGAGAGCATGCTCGAGGCGATCGACGTGGCCGTGCGCATGCTGGCCGCGAAAACCCGTTAG